One part of the Arachidicoccus terrestris genome encodes these proteins:
- a CDS encoding lipid A deacylase LpxR family protein, whose product MKLKLFFHAALLSYRRLLLLLTAVLMASMALAQTERHHFIQIINDNDSYTLTRNDGYYTNGLRILFGWNSQKDPECTTIHTVEIGQLMYNAKNGSYQRKEELDRPVTAFLYARYGQMHFTRKETLLSWGVNLGTIGPPALGRQMQESIHSLFNMYTPKEWDYQLNTEVGINGDFTWSPALKLTAAKSSFKLLPVLRGSVGNTFTGASAGPVLSLGHMGSNSQTVFWNSHINNKENESFFYFYPELVLSIYNATIQGGLFRSDKGPYTGKLNHVRYRQTLGWMYSGKVFNVGLGLVYDAKESKTQLHNQWYGRIQLGVAF is encoded by the coding sequence GTGAAATTGAAGCTTTTTTTCCATGCGGCATTACTATCTTACCGTCGGTTGCTCTTGCTACTGACGGCCGTATTAATGGCCTCTATGGCATTAGCCCAGACAGAGCGCCATCACTTTATACAGATCATCAATGATAATGACAGTTACACGCTAACCAGAAATGATGGCTACTATACCAATGGGCTAAGAATATTATTTGGCTGGAACAGCCAAAAAGATCCCGAGTGTACCACGATCCATACCGTGGAGATCGGCCAGTTAATGTATAATGCCAAAAATGGCAGCTACCAGAGAAAAGAAGAGTTGGACCGGCCAGTTACGGCGTTTTTATATGCCCGTTATGGACAGATGCATTTTACCCGTAAAGAGACTTTACTTAGCTGGGGCGTGAACCTGGGAACGATTGGCCCACCCGCCCTTGGAAGACAGATGCAAGAGTCTATTCATTCTCTGTTCAACATGTATACACCGAAGGAATGGGACTATCAATTGAATACAGAAGTAGGAATCAACGGTGATTTCACCTGGTCTCCAGCACTCAAATTAACAGCGGCAAAATCCTCCTTTAAGCTGCTGCCGGTACTTCGTGGTTCAGTCGGCAACACCTTTACCGGTGCCAGTGCAGGCCCTGTCTTATCCTTAGGTCATATGGGCAGCAATAGCCAGACCGTGTTCTGGAACAGCCACATCAACAATAAAGAGAATGAATCCTTTTTCTATTTTTATCCTGAACTTGTGTTAAGCATTTACAATGCCACGATCCAGGGCGGGCTTTTCAGATCTGATAAAGGCCCTTATACAGGTAAATTAAATCATGTCCGCTATCGTCAGACCCTTGGCTGGATGTATAGCGGCAAAGTATTTAATGTCGGTCTTGGCCTGGTCTATGATGCCAAAGAGTCTAAGACACAGTTACATAACCAGTGGTATGGCAGAATTCAATTGGGAGTCGCATTTTAA
- a CDS encoding uracil-DNA glycosylase family protein, with translation MKVKSTFAEKVLDFHAGLHYDRPLPAGFGVLNPIQETKGVLDLMGRFYRKFYNDHKTRKFIIGINPGRHGAGTTGIPFTDSKRLKTLCGITSELPSTHEVSAHFIYDMIAAYGGVKAFYGDVYIQSMFPLALVREGSKGGWVNCNYYDDPRLVEALEPYMVEKLKEQVAFGVDQSTAYILGKKNAKYFERVNKREKLFDKMVILPHPRYIQQYRSKDKAVFINEYIEVLKR, from the coding sequence ATGAAAGTAAAATCAACATTTGCAGAAAAGGTTTTGGATTTCCATGCAGGCCTGCATTATGACCGGCCTTTGCCTGCAGGCTTTGGCGTCTTAAATCCTATTCAGGAAACCAAGGGCGTGCTGGATCTGATGGGCCGGTTTTACAGAAAGTTTTATAATGATCACAAAACGCGCAAGTTCATCATTGGTATTAATCCCGGCAGACATGGTGCCGGAACGACAGGCATCCCGTTTACGGATTCCAAAAGGCTTAAGACCTTGTGTGGGATTACGTCTGAGCTGCCCTCTACTCATGAAGTATCTGCCCATTTTATCTATGATATGATTGCTGCTTATGGAGGCGTAAAAGCCTTTTACGGCGATGTCTACATACAGTCCATGTTTCCGCTGGCCCTTGTCAGAGAAGGAAGCAAAGGGGGGTGGGTTAATTGCAATTATTACGATGATCCCAGACTCGTTGAAGCGTTGGAGCCATATATGGTAGAAAAGCTTAAGGAGCAAGTAGCCTTTGGCGTGGATCAGTCTACCGCTTATATTTTAGGCAAGAAAAACGCGAAGTATTTTGAAAGGGTCAATAAAAGGGAAAAGCTGTTTGACAAGATGGTGATACTCCCACACCCCCGTTACATTCAGCAATACCGCTCCAAAGATAAAGCAGTTTTTATCAATGAATATATTGAAGTGTTGAAACGCTGA
- a CDS encoding endonuclease/exonuclease/phosphatase family protein produces the protein MKYMPFNIRALIVCLMLWGISMSAQGQNQYRQTITGHGTLKVMTYNILHGAAPGLRKTSDPVDLSKVAAVIKSQRPDIVAIQEVDSLWDRSDNQDQTKELAALTGLRYYHYSDSHSFTDTAGWGYGIGILSRYPLKDTQTVFLTHSDHPGSEIWVNSVATLTLPSGQDIRFICAHYDYLYEDNRILEAEQTSQMADTSSIAVILAGDLNAHPGSQPIGLLEKSFDRSCSNCAVSFPSNKPRVKLDYIMAGKKARLKVEKSGVLNNEAARFASDHLPYLVQYSW, from the coding sequence ATGAAATATATGCCATTCAATATCCGTGCTTTAATCGTTTGTCTGATGCTTTGGGGAATATCCATGTCGGCACAGGGGCAAAATCAATACAGGCAGACGATCACCGGACATGGAACGCTCAAAGTCATGACCTATAATATACTGCATGGAGCAGCTCCGGGCCTCAGAAAAACCAGCGACCCGGTGGATCTAAGCAAAGTCGCAGCCGTTATCAAGTCTCAACGGCCGGACATTGTCGCTATTCAAGAAGTAGACAGTCTCTGGGACCGCTCAGACAACCAGGATCAGACCAAAGAACTCGCGGCATTAACCGGCCTCCGCTATTATCATTACAGCGACTCGCACTCTTTTACAGACACTGCCGGCTGGGGTTATGGTATTGGGATACTTTCCCGCTATCCCTTAAAAGATACGCAGACTGTATTTTTAACGCATAGTGACCATCCCGGGTCTGAGATATGGGTGAACAGTGTGGCTACGCTCACACTGCCTTCCGGTCAGGATATCCGCTTTATCTGTGCGCATTATGATTATTTATACGAAGACAACCGCATATTAGAAGCGGAACAGACTAGTCAAATGGCGGATACATCTTCCATTGCGGTGATACTGGCAGGGGATCTCAATGCACATCCGGGCAGCCAGCCGATAGGCCTGCTCGAAAAATCTTTTGACCGCAGTTGCTCGAACTGCGCAGTCAGTTTCCCCAGTAATAAGCCACGTGTAAAATTAGACTATATTATGGCCGGAAAAAAAGCACGGCTGAAAGTCGAAAAAAGTGGTGTGTTGAATAATGAAGCCGCCCGCTTTGCCTCAGATCATTTGCCTTATCTTGTGCAGTATAGTTGGTAA